The Lichenihabitans psoromatis genomic interval GCACCGCCATGCTTTTCGAGAACCACCACTTCGGTGGCCTCCTTGATGGCCTTGTCGCCGCGCACGAGCGTCGAGCAAGCCAGCTGGTCAGGCGTCAGCAGATGATGACTGATGATGATCCGCTCGGCAAACCGAAGCGATGAATCCGACAGCCCATAGGACCTATAGGGCGCCGCCAGATCCGCAGACCAGGCCGGTGCCGAAACCAAGGCCCCAAAGGCCACGACGAATAGGATCATCTTGCGCATGGTTCAATAATAGAGCCACGGCTCTTATCCGTCCAGATCGGATCTTAGCCAGGATCACGCCGAGCCGCGATCGCGCGCACTTTCGGTCAGGACCGCGCTCTATTTGCCATAGCGCGCGCAAAACAGGGATCGAGCAGGCGATTCCGCCCCGCTAGCTCTTTCGTGCTCGAGCCGCACGCTTCACGTTGGATGCGTCGAGTCTCGCGGCGAGGAGCCATAGCGCGAGTCGGCAAGACGCGATCGTGAGTGGGAGATGTCGACGGTGAACGGATGGATTGCGGGCGTGGGGTTGGGGCTGGCCTTGACGGTGTCGGGATGCGTCGCCGACCGGATGACACCCGAACGGGCTGCCGCGATGCGGACCAACAACGAGGCCAATCTGGCACTCGCGCGAGCCCACAAGATCACCTATGCGGAAGCGGCGGCCCGCACCAATGCCGATATGGAAAGCGTCGCGCCGGGACCCTTGGCCAAGCAGCAGAAGGCGCTGGACGACTACCGCCTCATGCTGGCCGGGGAGGTCGATGCGGGCCGGATGAAGCCGCAAACCGCGGAAGCCAAGCAGCAGCAGAAGGCCGTGGAGCTGCTGGCGCAGCGCTGACAAACGGGACCGATGGCGGTATCGTCAGGCGCGTTATACGACAGCCGGCGATGACGCACGCGGCGCGCTCTGACGCGGCACGATCCAGGACCAAGGGCCCAACACGTTGCTGCATTACGCGATCGGCAAAGTGAGACGAGACGACGGCGCGATCTACATCCTCACGCAAGAGGGCGAAGCCGGCTGTGTCGTTTTTGGCCCTTATTGCGTGCTGTCGCCCGGGAGCTACGAAGTCGAGTTCCGCATCCATCCGACCGAAATGACCAATGACATCTGCTGCGTCGTCGATGTTCTCCGTCGCGGCAGGACCATCGCGGCCGAGAAGGATTTCACCTGTAGCGAGTTGATCCACCGCAACGGTCGGGTCTCGATCCGATTCGAGGTGATCGAGCGCGACACCTACGAGTTTCGAGTTTTATCGACCGGGCGCTCGGCCTTGAAGGTCCGCTATCAGAGACCGGTCCGGACCTTGCCACCCCCCGACCAGCCGAACGCGAACGACGGCGCATAGTTTTGCGCCCGAACCAGCGCCGTCTAGGCGATCGTCACGATGGAGGCGCGGCCGTCCACCGCCAGCCGCTCGCCGGCCGCGAGCACGGACTGATGGTGAGTAAACAGCAGCACCTGTGTCGTGGTCGCGAATTCGGCCAGAAGATCGAGCGTCGCTGCACCCCGGCGATCGTCGAAATGCACCAGAATGTCGTCGGCAACAAAGGGCAGCGGCTCGGTGGCGGCGCAGTAATTGGCGAGGCTCGCGAGCCGAAAGGCGAGGAAGAGTTGGTCGCGCGTGCCATCGCTCATGGTCGCCACAGCTTCCGAACCGCGACCACCTGACCGGATGCCGCGCACCACCGGCGCACCCTTCTGATCGACGTCGGCCTCGACCCCGTCGAATTGGCCTTGGGTCATACGAGCGAACATCGCACCCGCCGCGCGGATCAGCGGATCCTGCTGCTCGCTTCTGACACGCTGGATCGCCTGGGTCACGAGATCGCGAGCGAGCCGCAACTCGACGTAGCGCTCGACAGCAGCATGCATGTCGGCGGTGGCGCGTTCGCGATCCACCACGGCGCGCTGAACCGCCGAGGGCGCCTCATGGGCCTCCATGGCCTTGCCGGCCGATTGCTCGTCGCGGATCGCGGCTTCCATCGTTTGATCGAGCGCATCGAGGCGCCCCTTGAGGTCGGCGACCTCGGCCCGCACGGCGTCGAGATCTTGCCCTAAAGCCTCGCGCCGCAACACGTCGAGATCGAGACCCTCGCCGGCGCGCCGAGCCGTCGAGGCTAATTGCGTCTGCCTCGACCGCAGCCCGGAAAGATCGAGCCGCCGTTCCGCGATCCTCTTCAGCGCCGCATCGTCGCCGGCCGGGACAGCGGCCTGTTCGGCCAGTTCTTTTAAGACGCTTTCCGCCTCGTCGAAGGCCTGTTGGCGGGTCTGCAGCGCCGCCGTGACAGCGTCGCGTTCCGGCACCAGCGCGTCGCGGCCAAGCCGCAGCGTGTTGTTGTAACGCCAGCGGTCGACCAGCATCGCACCGGACGCCAGCGTATCGTCCGCCAAGGCGATCCCGAGCGGCGCCGCCAAAGCCGAGATCTGGCCCGTCAGCGCCGCCTCGTCCTCATCCATGCGAAGCAGCCGCCGCCGCGTCTGCGCCAACGAGCGGAGCTCGCCGCGCGCGCGATTCCACTGCGCCGCGAGTGTCGCGCCCAGGTCGGTCGGCGCATCGGCCGGAAGGCCGAGTTGCATCGCCGCCACGCCCCATGCCGCGATCCACGCCTGCTCCTCCTGCTCGAGGCCGGCGAGCAGGCGGCGGGCTGTCGCGTGTTGGGATTGCTGCGCGACGAGATCGCGTTCATCTCGAAGATAGGCCGCATGCGCCTGGTCGTGGGTCGCGATGGCTTGAGCCAAGGCCTGCACGCGCTCGGCGAGATCAGCACCCGGTTCGGGCCGCAACAGCGCTTTGCGTTCCGCCCCTTCGAACTGACGGAGCCGAGGCGCGAGGGATCGGTTCGCCTGTTCGGCATCGAGACGCGCTGTTTCGATCGCATCGGCCCGCGCCAGCATATCGGCCCGCGCCTCCACCAAGGCAAGAAGCGCCGGCGCTTCGGGCCGACGCTCGCACGCCTCAGGAAAGGCACGGCAAAGGTCAGCAAGACGGCGCTCGAGCGATCGGGCGAGTTGCGCTCGCGCGGTTTCGGCGGCCGTGACCGCGGCCGACGCTTCCGCCAGCCGACGTTCGGTCTCGACGAGCGTTGCGACCCGTTGCGCCTCGGACGTGCGGCTGTCAGCCAGTTGGTCCGCATGGGCCAGACCGACGTCGAGCGCCGCGATCTCGGCCGAGCGCTCGATAGCCGATCGGTCCGACCGCCCCGCGAGATGAGCGGCACGGATCGGCTGCCACGCCTCGTGGCGCTGCGCCCGCGCAGCCGCCAACGCCGCATCGGTCGCGATCTCGCCCCCCTGCCGCAGCCGGTCGATATCGGCCCGCGCGATCTCGCGTTGTTGGATTGCGGCCGCATGGGCGCTCACCTGCCGGGTCACTTCGGCCGCGATCAGGGTGCGGGCTTCGATCTCGAGCCGGAGTTGATCGGCGGCCGGGCAGACGAGCGCCCGCAAAGCGTCGATATCGACGAAACCGAGCGCCGCCGCACGCGCGTGAAGGATGTCAGCGTCACGCAGGATCTGCTGCGATTTATGCGCCAAACCGTCGGCTTCGACCGGGAGCGCCGCGAAGGTCGTCACGCTCGCGCCGAAGGGCTCGTGCCGCCCGCGCGCCACCAGGGCCTCGATCCGCCGTGCTGTTCCCCTGACGATTTCATCGGCCAGCGCGCTCGCCTCGCGCGCATTGTCGAGCCGAAGCCGCCGTGCCACGGCATCGGCCGCAAGCGCGAGCACCCGGTCCAGCACCGGCTGCGGCGGCATCAAGGGTTCGAGATCGGCATCCGGCCCAACGCCGAGCCGCTGGCGCAATCCGGCCAGTTCGGCCTCGGCATCGCCAAGCTCCTTCAAGCGATTTGCGCGGTCGTTGCGGGCGCGGGACACCATCACCATGCCCTGCTCGATATCCCGCACCGCCGCTTCGGCCTCCGCCAGATTGGTGTCGACCGCCATCACGTCGAGCCGATCCGAGAGATCGGCAACGTGCCGTCGGATGCTGGCGAGATCGGCCGCGACGGTGTCGCGTGTCGACAGGGCCGCCGTGCATCGATCGGCAAAATCCTCCGCAAGCCCCGTCACGTCGGCATAAAGCGCGAGCTTGTCCTCGACGGCGTCGAGCTCGCGCAGAGTCGGAATGACGCGTTCCACCCGTTGCAAGCGCGACAGGCTTTGCGCCAGATCCCGCTTGGCGGCTCGCGCCTCGGACAGGCGCGTGAGGGCCGTCTCATGGGTCTTGCGGTCCCGCTCATACGCGTCCCGCGTCAGGGCGGCGGCTTTGGCGACCTTCTCGGCATCCTCGAACGCATCGAGGGCCTTATAGAAAGCGCGGCTTTCCTTGCGTCGCGGGGCGAACAGCGTGTCGATCTCCGCATCGATCGCATCGAGCCGCCGCATCAGGCTTCGCAGGCCGCCACCCGCCTCCACAATCAAGCGACCGATCTCGCCATCGGCCAGCAGCAACTGGTCGCCACCCTGGCGCAAGCTCTCGTGATCGAGGCCGAACAAATGCTCGAACCGCTCGCGCGTCGTCGATCCCAGCAGCGTCGCCAGCACCGCGTCGTCGCAGGGCGCTCCGGCTTGATCGATGAGCGTCTTGCCACGACCAGCGCGCCGCTTCAGCGTGACGCGGCGCCCGTCGGCCATGCTGAGCGTTGCGCCAATCCGCATCACATCCGTGCCGAATACGCCGCCCCGCAGGGTGCGTTCCGGAATGCGGAACAGAAAGTCCGTAAGAGCCGCCAAACAGGTGCTTTTGCCGGCTTCGTTCGGACCATAAACGACCGTCAGACCCGGTCCGTTCAGCGTGAGGCGGCGATGCTCGACAGCGCCGTAGCGCTCGAGGACGAGTTCATCCAGCCGCACGCGCATCCTCCGCTTCGCTGACGAGCGACACGGCGATCTCGACCGCGCGACCGCCCGCCTCGGCTCGCACCAGATCGAACAACTCGTCGGTGCGCGAGCCGGCCGGCATTTTGACCCGGATTTCGGCGAGATAATCGTCGATCAGTTTGGCGGCTTCCGGTGCCGCGCCCAGACGGCGGATTTCGCCTTCGAGTTGACCCGCGACGGTTGGATCGATCCCCTCACCGCGCGTCGCCAGAGGCTGCGTACCGAGGTCGAGCTTTTCGAGCCAGACCGGGCTCGATAAGGTCGCCAGCAGAGCCTCGACATCGTCGCGCAACCCGAAGCGATCGACCAGCAATCCGCCATGCAGCACCGACCGGCCAGAGAGGCGCAACCGCAACGCGACCGACCGGTCACCGGCCTCGACCCCGATGACATCCAACCGCGCGCGCAGCCGTTCGAGGATCTCGCGACGGTCGGCCGCGCCCAACACATCGATCGTCTCCGATACCCATCGCACCTCGTCGAGGTCGCGGTGCACGCAGGACACGATCGTGCCGTCCACCACCTCGACCAGGGTCGCGCCCTTCGGCCCGGTCTCGCGCGGGTTCCGGCCCTGCAGGTTGCCGGGATAGATCACATGCGGGTGCAGGTTCAGTTCGGCCCGCGTATGCACGTGGCCGAGCGCCCAATAATGGTAGCCATGATTGATAAGCTGCTCCAACGAGCACGGCGCATAGAGCGCGTGATGGCCCTCGCTCCCGGCGCAGGCCGTGTGCAAAATGCCGATGTTGAAGACGTTGCCGACCGGCGCCGGATAGCCGAGCGCGAGATTCTCCGACACGTCGCGCTGTCCGAAGCTACGGCCGTGGATCACGGTCTCGATGTCGTCGAGCACGACCGTCTCGGCCTTGCGGTGGGCGAATCGATGCACGTTATCGGAATAGCCGAGCTTGTCGGCGAAGCGATTTTCCGCGTCGTGGTTGCCGGCGATGAGGAACACTTTGATGTCCGCGTCGCGCAGCCGCCGCATGCCGCTGAGGAAATAGAGGCCGGTCTTGAAGTCGCGAAGATCGCCGTCGAAGACGTCGCCGGCCAGGATGACGAAACGGCATTGCTCCGCGATCGCCAGCGCCACGAGATTGTCAAAGGCCCGCCGCGAGGCATGTTCGACCGCCGCCGCAAAATCAACCGACTTGCCGGAGAGACCCAGTAACGGGCTATCGAGGTGCAGATCCGCCGCGTGCAGAAACTTAAAGGCGCTGATGACGGTCAATCCCAGCCGGAGAGCTCACGAGAGGCGACGACGCCGGTGCGGCCGCCCGGATACCCGAGTGACACTGAACGAATAGGGAACAAAGTTCAAGCCACATCGGCCAAAAACCGCGGTCGCTCGATGTCAGGGCGTTCGACCTCGAACGAGCGACACCACAACAATCCGCAGCTACATCAATGAATTGAAGCAGCCAAGGCGCCAGAACATCTCATGAGTCGAAGGCGATGAGTGGTGGGCACGACAGGGATTGAACCTGTGACCCCTCCCATGTCAAGGGAGTGCTCTCCCGCTGAGCTACGCGCCCACTCATCTTCGACACGGCTCGGGACAACCGCGAAGCAGCCGTATATCCGCACCATTGGCCGGACGCAACCGCCAATTGCCGCCAAGCCCTGTTTTTGCTGGCCACTCTCGGCCGGATCCCCGATCCGATGCGCTATTGCGCGGCCGTCCGCACCGGGTCATCGCCTTCGCGCAGCGGTGCGCGATGGTATTTTCCCTTGATGCAGAGGGTCTTGATCGACAATCCGCCGCGTGCTGCGAAGAGATCGTCCGGAACGACGACCTGGCCATTGCGGACCTCGAGCCCGATCACCGCATAGGCGGCCGACAGCATGCGGGCCGCCGACCCGGTGTACCAGCTCCACCCGCCGCGTCCCTCATAGCCCGGCCCGTCGTAAATGTCGGCCGGCTGCTGATGCGGCGCGAGGCCGTAGATCGCGAGCTCCTTGCCCTCGGTCTTGCCAAGCGGCGAGATCGCGCACCAGGTTTCGAAGGCGCGCCCGACGAGATGCGCCGCGAGATCGGTATCGCCGCGCCGCTTGGCGTCTTCGGCCAGCCGCATGTATGCGTCCACGGTCCACGACACGCCATGCGAATATTGGCCGCCGTTCTCCCGCACGCCGGGCGGATAATCCGCGATGCGGCCGGGATAGGGTTTGGACTGTTCGTCGAATGGGGGAGCCAGCAACAGAATGCGGTGCGGTTTTTCAAGCGCCGACAGGCCATGCTCCAACGCCGTGAGCGCGCGCGCCGGATCGACCGCGCCGGACGACAATGCCGGCCATGCCGCCGTCATCATGCTGAACGGATCCAGCACCTCGCCGGCATCGTCATAGTCGAACACGAAATGATCGCTCGTCCAGGCGCCCGCGATCGCTAGTTTGAGGGCGGCCGCGGCATCCAGCAGACGCTGCGCGGCAGCATCGCCCTGGCGCGCCTGAGCGATCGGGGCGAAGCGGACGAGGATGTCGTGCAGGAAGAACGACAGCCACAGGCTCTCGCCCTTGCCGGCCGGCCCGACCGCATCGACGCCATCGTTCCAATCCCCGGTGCCGACCAGCGGCAGGCCGTGCGGACCCATGCGGGCCAGCGTATAGTCGATGGCGCGGATGCAGTGGTCGTAAACATCGCCGGTTTCGAGCGAGAGGCGCGGCGCGATCAGGAGATCGACGGTGCCGTCCGGTACGGCCGGCCCTTCGAGATAGGCGGCGGTCTCGTCCAGAACCGTCGTGTCCGAGGTCGCCTCGATATAGCGCACCAGCACATAGGGCAGCCAGAGATGCGGATCGGAGGCGCGGGTGCGCTGACCGAGGCCCGTGCGGCCATCGGGCGCGACATGCCACCATTTGAAGACATCGCCCTCGGGGAATTGCGCGCCGGCGTGGAACACGATTTGCCGCCGCGTGAGATGCGGGTCGAAGAACAGGAAGGGCAGCACATCCTGCAACTGGTCGCGGAACCCGTAGGCGCCGCCGCGCTGGTTCGGGCCATTGCGCCCCCACAGACGAGACGCCAGAACCTGATAGGGCAGCCAATGGTTGACCAGCCGATCAAAGGCCGGATTATTGGTTTCGATCGAGATGTCGTTCAAGCGCTCGGCCCACCAGGCGCGGGTCGCCTGCATAGCGGAGCGGGCCGACGCCAGATCACAGAGCGCCGCCGCCAGCGTCAGCGCCTCGGTGCGGCTTTCGCCTTGCCCGAGCACGACCACCACCTCGGTTTCTCCGCCGGCCGGCACCTCGATCAGGCCCGAGAAGGTCGCGGCGCAACGGCCGTCGTCGTCGATCGAGCTGTCCGGCACGCCATTTTCGACCATGAACGGATTGGTGAGGTCGCGCCCGGCTCCGCCCAGAAAGCGGGCTCGAACCGTCTCGCTCACCGGCGCCGTCAGGCTGGTGGCCGCGAACGCCCAGCCCTTGAAGAAGTCGTTGCGCGGATTGGTGAAGAGCAGCGCCTCGGTCTGTTCGTCGCGCGAGGCTTCGAGTTTGCCGAGACTATCCTCCGGGCTCTCGTCGAGCGCGATGTCGAAATAGGGGACGATGCGGAAGCGCCGGTTGCGCGTCGCATTATTCTTGACCGTGAGAATGCGGATATCGGCCGGAGCGTCGGGCAGCACGAAGACGGTCAGAAGAAGTTCGGTCTCGCCGCGTTGCTGCGCGAAGGTGACGGAGCCGAGCCCATAGGTGACGCGATGGGTCGCATCGGCACGCCGGAACGGCACGAAGCCAGCCGTATCGGCCTCGCCGGTTTCGAGATCGACCACATAGATGGCTTGGCCCTGGTTGGACACCGGCACCGATTCGAAGCGAAACGGCGTCAGCGCGTTCTGCCGCGCATTGGCGTTGAACGAGTGGATCTCGCCCTCGTTCGACACCACCGTGCCGAAGCCGGTCGTATTGGCCAGAACATGCGCCCAGGGGCGCGGCGTGGCCTCGGTCAGATGCAGTTCCGTCCCATTCTTCCTGAAGCTGAACGGCCAAGCGGTGGCCGGTTTCGGCGGCAGCGGATCGATGTGGCGTGTCCGCATCCAAACGGCCGCGAGCGCGGCAGGGGTCGGGCGGGCGACCTTGAGGTGATGCGCCACGATCTCGGCCGCATGCTGCTCGTCGTTGGCGCGCCCCGTCACGAAGAGGAGCTCGCATTGACCGCCCGGCGGCAGATCGATCGCGACCGTCAGGCTCGCCGCAGGGTCGAACGTATAGAGCGAGCCTTCATCGTCGATTTGGCGCGGCGCGGTCTCGGCCAAGCCCTGCGGATCGCGGATGCCGGTCTGTCCGAGAAAGCGCGTGCGGCTATCCTCATAGCCCGTGAGCCTCGCCCCGTCGCCTGTCCGCACGGCGTGGAAATAGATCTCGGGCGACATGCGTCCGGCAGCGCGCAGCAGCCGGTTGCGGATGAACAAGCCATTGAGGCTGCTCATGAACCACGTCTCGACATGCAACGCGTTGAAGTCCGGGTCGCGCGCATAGGCCCCGAGTTCGTGCACCGCGATCTCGCGGAAGCTGGCCAGCGACAGGCGACGCGGCCGCGCCTCGGTGTTGGTCAGCCGGATGGTCCAGAATTCGATCGTCTCTTCTTCGGCAAGGCGCAATTCGGCATCGGCCTGAATGCCCGCGACGGTGTTACGAAGGCTGGCGCAACTCGGCGTCGGCTGATGCGCGGCATAATCGGGGCCGACACGCTGGAGCGGCTCGTAGCCGATGCTCCACCTCTGTTCCTCGTCTCGGTCGCGCAGGAAGAAGAAGGGGCCGCGCATCTGCAGCGGGTCGGTCAGCTTCTTGGAGATGTCGACGCCATGGCTGCCGCGCGCCGAGCCGTCGATCGCCGAATGGCCGCGCCCGTCGGGCAGCAGATCGGCCGTCATGAACCCGTTGGACAGGCTGAACTTGGCTGGCGCGGTCAGGAAGAAGTCCGGCCGCGCCATTGTCTCGGTCACGGCCGAGGGTCTGCGCCGATCCCACCGTCGCCCAACCAGATAGGCGATGGCCAGCGCCGCGATCCCGGCCACCCCATAGGCCATGACAAGGCTGTCGACCGGTCCCGACAGGGCGGGTGTCTTGGCGCGAATCTGCTCCGCCCCGGTCCAGGCCGTGTCCCACTCGGGACCATGCGGAATGTAGAACGGGATCAACAAGGGTGCCCAGGTGGCGAACCGGCGGATGCCGGTCGGGATGATCCGGGTGCGCGCCGCATGGCCGGCGAACCGCGCGGCTGCCTCATCGGCCCGGTCGCCGCCGATGAAGGTGAGATTGACGAGGGTCGCGACCCGCAGGCCCATATGATCGAACCAGATCAGCACGCGCAGCCAGTCATAGGCCAAAAGGCCGGTGAACAGCGCGAGGCTCCACAAGCGGAAATCATGTTGCGGCAAGGTCACGTTGGCGGCGGTCGCCGCGATGGTGCGGACGAGCCCATCCTGATTGTACCAAGCGGGATCCGGTGACTGGCGCAGGAACGAATTGATGATCGGGGCCATCCAGAGCCCCCAACGGAGCACCCGCACGGCTTGCTCGACGAGGCTCTCGAAGCCTTTGGGGCTGATCAATTGTTTCAGCGGCGTCAGACTGCGACCGATCAGGGCCGCGAGCACGAAATAGTTGATGCTGAACAGCGGGGCCGCGATCGACCAGTTGATGACGCCCGACAGTGACTCGTCGTAGAAGAGTTTGACGCCGCCGGCCGCATGGCCGAGGTCGATCGTGCCCCATTTGTTGAACAGGGGATAGACCGCGAAGGTGCCGTCCGGGTGGCCCGTGAGGCTGACATAGGACCAGAACTTGGTCGCCACCACGACGAGTTGCGGCGCATCGAAATACCAGCCGAGCGATCCGCCGACGAGGCCGCCGAGCAACAGCCCAAGACCATAGATGCGCCAGGTTTCCATCACGGCACGCTGCCGACTGGCCCGGCCGATCAGGTCGGCCGCAAGATCGACGCCGCCATAGGCGAGCGCCCCGATCAGGAACGTGACCAGAAACCGATTGAGGCCGTCCTGGCTGCTCAAGCCGGCCGAGAGCGCAAGCGCCGCCCCCAGCCCGACGACGGCGCCGCGCCAATAGGCACGCGGGGCGCCATAGGCGTCGCGCAGGCGGCCGAAGAACGGCGGCGTTCCGTCGGCGCTCGCCACGATGGTGCCGGCCAGCGGGAACAGCAGCGCGCCGCCAATGAGGCCGGCGAGCCAAGGCATGGCTTGCATGAACGTCACGATGCCGGGTGTTTGCAGAATAGCACCCGCGGCCAGCAGCAACGCCATGAACGTGCCGCCATAAATGCCGCCCTTGGTCAACCCGCCCCGCCAATGGCGCGACAAGGTCGCGAAGGTCGGAGGCATGCGGCCGAGCGCGTCGATCGCGAGGCCGGTCACAATGAAGACGAGCGCCCAGAGGCCCGCTTGCGAGAGCGTGGCGGCGACGACCGCCAGCAGGTCCTGCACCATAGGGCCGCCACCCGGGACAACTTGGTTGAGATCTGCCAGCAGCGGCGTCAAGGCCGCATGGATCGCACTGCCGATCAGCAAGACATGCACACGCGGGTCGCGGGGCAGCGTCCCCGTGACGAGCAGGCGCAGGATGCCTGTCAGCATTTCGACGAAGACGACAAGCACGACGGCGCGCCCGATCACGGCCCGGACCGCATCGTCGACCGCACCCTTGAGCGTCAGCCAGAACCCCAGCCGCCGCATCAGCACCTCGCTGCCGACCAGCAGCATCAGATTAAAGAGGAGCGGCAGCAGGACCGCGGCAGTCGCCTCGCGCAACGCGATGTGGCGGCGCGTGCGGACGAGGGTCGCGGCGGCCGCGAGCCCGTAGAGCAAAACCATGACGCCGGAGCCGACATTGGTGAGCCCGAGTACGTCGGTCCACGTGTCCGGCACCTGCCAAACCCGATAGGCGTCGTTCCGTGCATGCGCCAGAAGGCCAAGCGCGACGATATCGATGGCGGCTTCGATCAGTGTCGGCAGGCGACCCGAGACGCGCCGCTGCAGAAGTGCCAGTCCGGCGGCGCCGAGCGCAACGGCGGCGACGAGCGCGAGTGGGGGTGGAAGCAGCAAAGCACCGAGCGCCGAGAAGACCAGCATCGCGGCCGCGAGCGGCGCTAAGCCGTCGCTGTTCGGCGTGGTCGCGCTCTGTGCCTCTGCCATTCTCTGATCCATCACGCCGCCTTTGACCCATGCCTCCGAGTTGCTGGTCGCGACTCGGAACAGCCCGTTGTCAGCAACGTAAAGCCTCGACGCCAAAGCGAAACAATCAATCGATGGCGATACCCATGCTGCGGACGACGGAACCAGAGCCCGACGACCGTGACGCTATCGTGAAGTCCGGCCGCCAACCAACCATAAGCTAGACAAGAACCGCCTGGACCTTGCGGCCGGAGTCGCCAAAGACGCGGAGATAGCGGTCGATCTCGCGCTTGTCGCCGCTCGCCTTCATGGGATTGTCCGACAGTTTCACGGCCGGATGCCCGTCGGCGTCGACGACTTTGCAGACGAGCGAGATCGCCTTGAGCCGGTCGTTCGGCGTCGGGGCACAATCGCGGAAGTCGTTGGTCAGGTTGGTGCCCCACCCGAAACTCATATTGACCCGGCCGCGAAAGTAACGGTGCGTCTCCTCGATCGTGTCGACGTCGAGCGCGTCCGAGAAGACGAGGCGCTTGTCGCGCGGATCCCGCCCCATCGCGTTCCACCAGGCGATGATGCGCTCGCCGCCTTCGATCGGGGGCGCCGAATCGGGTCGAAATCCGGTCCAATCGGCCACCCATTCGGGCGCATCGCGCAAGAAAGAGGCCGTGCCGAACGTGTCGGGCAGCACGATCAGCAGGTTGCTGCCGTAGTAGGTTTGCCAATCCGCCAGCACCCGATAGGGCGACAGGCGCAAGGCTTCGTCGTCGGGCGCAAGAGCCGCCAGCACCATCGGCAGTTCATGGGCATTGGTGCCAATCGCCACGAGATCGTTGTTCATCGCCAGCAGCACGTTGCTCGAGCCCGTGAAGGCGGTTCCGAGCCCCTCTTTCAGCGCCTCGACGCACCAGCTCTGCCACAAAAATCCGTGCCGCCGCCGTGAGCCGAAATCCGAGATGCTGAGGTCGGGCAATTGGCGCAGCCGCTCGACCTTGGACCAGAGCTTGGTCTTGGCACGCGCATAAAGCACGTCGAGCTCGAAACGGCCGAGCCCCTTGAGGGCGGCGCGGGACCGTAGTTCGTTGATGATCG includes:
- a CDS encoding nicotinate phosphoribosyltransferase → MATTTDIAKRVYDHTWKLDPIIRSLLDTDFYKLLMLQMIWGLYRDRRVTFSVRNRTSSVRIADEIDETELREQLDHARSLRVTKKEQIWLAGNSFYGQRQIFHPDFLAWFNDFALPAYDLRKEDGQFVLTFEGPWTETTMWEIPALAIINELRSRAALKGLGRFELDVLYARAKTKLWSKVERLRQLPDLSISDFGSRRRHGFLWQSWCVEALKEGLGTAFTGSSNVLLAMNNDLVAIGTNAHELPMVLAALAPDDEALRLSPYRVLADWQTYYGSNLLIVLPDTFGTASFLRDAPEWVADWTGFRPDSAPPIEGGERIIAWWNAMGRDPRDKRLVFSDALDVDTIEETHRYFRGRVNMSFGWGTNLTNDFRDCAPTPNDRLKAISLVCKVVDADGHPAVKLSDNPMKASGDKREIDRYLRVFGDSGRKVQAVLV
- a CDS encoding GH36-type glycosyl hydrolase domain-containing protein is translated as MAEAQSATTPNSDGLAPLAAAMLVFSALGALLLPPPLALVAAVALGAAGLALLQRRVSGRLPTLIEAAIDIVALGLLAHARNDAYRVWQVPDTWTDVLGLTNVGSGVMVLLYGLAAAATLVRTRRHIALREATAAVLLPLLFNLMLLVGSEVLMRRLGFWLTLKGAVDDAVRAVIGRAVVLVVFVEMLTGILRLLVTGTLPRDPRVHVLLIGSAIHAALTPLLADLNQVVPGGGPMVQDLLAVVAATLSQAGLWALVFIVTGLAIDALGRMPPTFATLSRHWRGGLTKGGIYGGTFMALLLAAGAILQTPGIVTFMQAMPWLAGLIGGALLFPLAGTIVASADGTPPFFGRLRDAYGAPRAYWRGAVVGLGAALALSAGLSSQDGLNRFLVTFLIGALAYGGVDLAADLIGRASRQRAVMETWRIYGLGLLLGGLVGGSLGWYFDAPQLVVVATKFWSYVSLTGHPDGTFAVYPLFNKWGTIDLGHAAGGVKLFYDESLSGVINWSIAAPLFSINYFVLAALIGRSLTPLKQLISPKGFESLVEQAVRVLRWGLWMAPIINSFLRQSPDPAWYNQDGLVRTIAATAANVTLPQHDFRLWSLALFTGLLAYDWLRVLIWFDHMGLRVATLVNLTFIGGDRADEAAARFAGHAARTRIIPTGIRRFATWAPLLIPFYIPHGPEWDTAWTGAEQIRAKTPALSGPVDSLVMAYGVAGIAALAIAYLVGRRWDRRRPSAVTETMARPDFFLTAPAKFSLSNGFMTADLLPDGRGHSAIDGSARGSHGVDISKKLTDPLQMRGPFFFLRDRDEEQRWSIGYEPLQRVGPDYAAHQPTPSCASLRNTVAGIQADAELRLAEEETIEFWTIRLTNTEARPRRLSLASFREIAVHELGAYARDPDFNALHVETWFMSSLNGLFIRNRLLRAAGRMSPEIYFHAVRTGDGARLTGYEDSRTRFLGQTGIRDPQGLAETAPRQIDDEGSLYTFDPAASLTVAIDLPPGGQCELLFVTGRANDEQHAAEIVAHHLKVARPTPAALAAVWMRTRHIDPLPPKPATAWPFSFRKNGTELHLTEATPRPWAHVLANTTGFGTVVSNEGEIHSFNANARQNALTPFRFESVPVSNQGQAIYVVDLETGEADTAGFVPFRRADATHRVTYGLGSVTFAQQRGETELLLTVFVLPDAPADIRILTVKNNATRNRRFRIVPYFDIALDESPEDSLGKLEASRDEQTEALLFTNPRNDFFKGWAFAATSLTAPVSETVRARFLGGAGRDLTNPFMVENGVPDSSIDDDGRCAATFSGLIEVPAGGETEVVVVLGQGESRTEALTLAAALCDLASARSAMQATRAWWAERLNDISIETNNPAFDRLVNHWLPYQVLASRLWGRNGPNQRGGAYGFRDQLQDVLPFLFFDPHLTRRQIVFHAGAQFPEGDVFKWWHVAPDGRTGLGQRTRASDPHLWLPYVLVRYIEATSDTTVLDETAAYLEGPAVPDGTVDLLIAPRLSLETGDVYDHCIRAIDYTLARMGPHGLPLVGTGDWNDGVDAVGPAGKGESLWLSFFLHDILVRFAPIAQARQGDAAAQRLLDAAAALKLAIAGAWTSDHFVFDYDDAGEVLDPFSMMTAAWPALSSGAVDPARALTALEHGLSALEKPHRILLLAPPFDEQSKPYPGRIADYPPGVRENGGQYSHGVSWTVDAYMRLAEDAKRRGDTDLAAHLVGRAFETWCAISPLGKTEGKELAIYGLAPHQQPADIYDGPGYEGRGGWSWYTGSAARMLSAAYAVIGLEVRNGQVVVPDDLFAARGGLSIKTLCIKGKYHRAPLREGDDPVRTAAQ